TCCTGTAATAAATCCCGATTCTTCTGCGCATAGATATAAAGCGAGCGCAGCTATTTCCTCAGGTTTGCCCATTCTTCCAATTGGCTGGCTTTTAGACAATTTCTCAAATACTTCCTCTTCCTGTCCTGCATAGTTTTTTGAAATAAAACCGTCTACAAAAGGAGTATGTACCCTTGCAGGAGAGATACTGTTGCAACGGATACCATCTTCCAGATAATCGCGTGCTACAGACATGGTCATTGCGTAGATCGCACCTTTGCTCATGGAATAAGCAAACCTGTCTGTTATACCGACTAAAGCGGCAATAGATGCCATATTCAAAATTACCGGACTTTTACTTTCCTTTAATAAAGGAATAGCTGCAAACAGTGTGTTGTAAGCTCCTTTCACATTCACAGCAAATACCTTATCAAAATCTTCTTCGCTTGTGGTACCGGCCTTCCCAATATGTGCTATGCCAGCGTTATTGACCAGGATATCTACTGCACCAATCTGGTTAAAGATATCCAGCACCTGGTTTTGATTACTTACATCACAACTATGCCCGTGTGCCTGACCATTATTTTTCTGAATTTCGCTGACGGTTTCCTCTGCT
The sequence above is drawn from the Pedobacter cryoconitis genome and encodes:
- a CDS encoding SDR family NAD(P)-dependent oxidoreductase, producing MFSLEGKIAVVTGGGSGIGKAIATLFAAKGAIVHIIELNAAAEETVSEIQKNNGQAHGHSCDVSNQNQVLDIFNQIGAVDILVNNAGIAHIGKAGTTSEEDFDKVFAVNVKGAYNTLFAAIPLLKESKSPVILNMASIAALVGITDRFAYSMSKGAIYAMTMSVARDYLEDGIRCNSISPARVHTPFVDGFISKNYAGQEEEVFEKLSKSQPIGRMGKPEEIAALALYLCAEESGFITGNDYPIDGGFIKLNN